A genomic region of Leptospira bourretii contains the following coding sequences:
- a CDS encoding ATP-binding response regulator: MLIAPLPKNEAARLLALKGLEILDTPEEEMFDEITQLASLICNAPISLVSLIDETRQWFKSHHGLNSRETPRSLAFCSHAILGDDLFLIPNAKEDVRFQNNPLVDEAPNVIFYAGIPLALDDQIKLGTLCVIDNKPRELNPEQIQMLKLLGKQTVRLLQMRKDRDRLEIEKRSAERATAAKRDFIAAISHDIRNPLNSLLGMSEMIRDTEINPTVLSYVDHIKNAGEVILHLVNDTIELSRLEERASSLNNEWFHLGQCLSIFNLFFIQETKRKKIEFKLNNNASDQTFLLSDKRKLEKIIWNLTANAVKFTSKGSVQCFVDLENKTESNAILHIHIKDTGPGISPEVKNKLFQKYNEFLPEGCEISGSGLGLSIVKLSLEELGGSIEVESELGKGSSFNVQVPVVWKKEENQNLTSENKPKQETTLPEFHKTIKVLIADDNELNRKVLRSYLKSLPTEITETNNGIDTQRELDHSQFDIAFLDIEMPGKHGTEIAKSLSGKTNRPVLFACTGLCMPEEKNLILASGFDYFMPKPYLKEELYLHLREIAKKRP; encoded by the coding sequence ATGCTGATTGCTCCTTTACCAAAAAATGAGGCAGCACGCCTTTTGGCTTTAAAAGGGCTAGAAATCCTCGATACACCAGAAGAGGAGATGTTTGATGAAATCACACAACTTGCTTCCCTGATTTGTAATGCTCCCATTTCTCTTGTCAGCCTGATCGATGAAACAAGACAATGGTTCAAATCCCATCATGGGCTGAACTCACGAGAAACTCCTAGGTCGCTTGCATTTTGTTCCCATGCCATTTTAGGGGATGATTTATTTTTGATACCCAACGCAAAGGAAGATGTACGTTTCCAAAACAACCCTCTGGTTGACGAAGCACCCAATGTTATTTTTTATGCAGGGATTCCCTTGGCTTTAGATGACCAAATCAAACTAGGAACACTTTGTGTCATTGATAACAAACCGAGAGAACTGAACCCAGAACAAATCCAAATGTTGAAGTTACTTGGGAAACAAACGGTTCGTTTGTTACAAATGCGTAAAGACAGGGACAGATTAGAAATTGAAAAACGGTCTGCCGAAAGAGCCACAGCCGCAAAACGAGATTTTATCGCCGCCATTAGCCATGACATCCGAAACCCATTGAATTCACTTCTTGGGATGTCCGAAATGATTCGAGATACAGAAATTAATCCAACTGTTCTTAGTTATGTGGATCATATCAAAAATGCCGGAGAAGTAATTTTACATTTAGTTAATGATACCATTGAACTTTCAAGATTAGAGGAAAGAGCAAGTTCCTTAAATAATGAGTGGTTCCATTTGGGACAATGTTTATCAATATTTAACTTATTTTTTATCCAGGAAACAAAACGAAAAAAAATTGAATTTAAGTTGAATAACAATGCTTCCGATCAAACTTTTCTTTTATCTGACAAACGAAAATTAGAAAAGATCATTTGGAATTTAACTGCCAATGCGGTTAAATTTACTTCTAAGGGAAGTGTACAATGTTTTGTTGATTTAGAAAACAAAACAGAATCGAATGCTATTTTACATATCCATATCAAAGATACAGGCCCCGGAATTTCTCCCGAAGTAAAAAATAAACTCTTTCAGAAATACAATGAATTTTTGCCTGAAGGATGCGAAATTTCTGGATCGGGACTTGGATTGTCGATCGTAAAACTCTCCTTAGAAGAGTTAGGTGGGAGTATAGAAGTAGAATCAGAACTTGGCAAAGGTTCCAGTTTCAATGTTCAAGTTCCTGTTGTTTGGAAAAAAGAAGAGAATCAAAATCTCACTTCTGAAAATAAACCAAAACAGGAAACTACTCTTCCCGAGTTTCATAAAACTATCAAAGTGTTGATTGCCGATGACAATGAACTGAATCGAAAAGTCCTCAGAAGTTACCTCAAATCCCTTCCAACAGAAATCACCGAAACAAATAACGGAATAGATACACAAAGAGAACTTGACCATTCCCAATTTGACATTGCCTTTTTGGACATTGAGATGCCTGGAAAACATGGAACCGAAATTGCAAAATCCCTCTCCGGGAAAACGAACCGCCCTGTTCTTTTCGCATGCACAGGGCTTTGTATGCCGGAAGAAAAAAACCTGATTTTGGCTTCGGGTTTTGATTATTTTATGCCCAAACCCTACTTAAAAGAAGAATTGTACCTCCACCTTAGGGAAATTGCAAAAAAGAGGCCTTGA
- a CDS encoding DEAD/DEAH box helicase: MTKNDTEVGNDFQSFGLRPEILQGITEAGFESPSPIQKQAIPLVLEGKDLIAQAQTGTGKTAAYGLPCLNRIQVNDGMQVLVLTPTRELALQVSDELFKLGKHLGIKTTTIYGGSSYSKQITQVAKGAQVAVATPGRLLDLLKGKELKNFKPSMVILDEADEMLDMGFMDDIESIFNLLPTKRQTLLFSATMPEPIKKLASKYQTHPAHVKIAATEKSSKNIEQVYYVIDEAEREIAVVRILDYENPYKAIIFTKTKKEADDLKATLGFKGYPVEALHGDLNQKQREQVLKSLHDGRVKILVATDVAARGLDVKDLSLVINYHLPFDSESYTHRIGRTGRAGKSGKAVTLVTTRESRALIRLKGTSGTNLTIAALPTKKEVLARREEDFLNKVVETEIHADAEEVLEKLLKLDDKRSLSLKLLSTMLDKTKISGPEKIGKTPAEWSEMPPGGGSGGRRRRDDGGGSGGGRSGYRGGRSNSDRGERSERGERSERGGDSRRTSAPSSKKEGGVYVKAAGKKTQRFRNK; encoded by the coding sequence ATGACTAAGAATGACACCGAAGTTGGAAATGACTTCCAATCCTTCGGATTACGTCCTGAAATACTACAAGGAATCACTGAAGCAGGCTTCGAATCACCAAGCCCTATCCAAAAACAAGCGATTCCGCTCGTATTGGAAGGAAAAGATTTAATCGCACAAGCGCAGACCGGTACCGGAAAAACTGCAGCTTACGGACTCCCCTGTTTGAACCGAATCCAAGTGAATGATGGCATGCAAGTGCTTGTCCTCACTCCGACTCGTGAACTTGCTCTGCAAGTATCTGATGAATTGTTTAAATTGGGAAAACATTTAGGAATCAAAACCACCACTATTTACGGTGGAAGTTCCTATTCTAAACAAATCACACAAGTGGCCAAAGGTGCCCAAGTTGCCGTTGCAACTCCAGGAAGACTTCTCGACCTATTGAAAGGAAAGGAACTTAAAAATTTCAAACCTTCGATGGTGATTTTGGATGAAGCAGATGAAATGCTCGATATGGGCTTTATGGATGATATTGAATCCATCTTTAACCTACTGCCAACCAAAAGACAAACTTTACTTTTCTCCGCAACTATGCCGGAGCCGATTAAAAAGTTGGCAAGTAAGTACCAAACGCACCCCGCTCATGTAAAAATTGCAGCAACAGAAAAATCTTCGAAGAACATCGAACAAGTGTACTACGTGATTGATGAAGCTGAACGTGAAATTGCTGTTGTACGAATTTTGGATTATGAAAACCCATACAAGGCAATCATTTTCACAAAAACTAAAAAAGAAGCAGATGATTTAAAAGCAACCCTTGGTTTCAAAGGATACCCTGTAGAAGCACTCCACGGAGATCTAAACCAAAAACAAAGAGAACAAGTTTTAAAAAGCCTACACGATGGCAGAGTCAAAATCCTTGTAGCAACTGACGTTGCGGCACGTGGTCTTGATGTAAAAGATTTGTCTCTTGTGATCAACTACCACCTTCCTTTTGATAGCGAAAGTTATACACATAGAATTGGTCGTACAGGTCGCGCTGGAAAATCAGGAAAGGCAGTGACTCTTGTAACAACAAGAGAATCTCGTGCCCTTATCCGACTCAAAGGAACTTCTGGAACCAATCTGACCATTGCTGCTCTTCCTACCAAAAAGGAAGTACTTGCAAGAAGAGAAGAAGACTTTTTAAACAAAGTGGTAGAAACAGAAATCCATGCGGATGCAGAAGAAGTTTTGGAAAAACTTTTGAAGTTAGACGACAAACGTTCTTTATCTTTAAAACTTCTTTCCACCATGCTTGATAAGACCAAAATCAGCGGACCGGAAAAAATCGGAAAAACACCTGCGGAATGGAGTGAAATGCCTCCTGGTGGTGGATCTGGTGGTAGACGACGTCGTGATGATGGCGGTGGATCCGGCGGCGGTCGCAGTGGTTACCGTGGTGGAAGATCCAATAGTGACAGAGGGGAAAGGAGCGAACGCGGAGAACGCAGTGAGCGAGGTGGGGATTCCCGCCGTACTAGCGCACCCTCTTCTAAAAAAGAAGGTGGCGTTTACGTTAAGGCTGCTGGGAAAAAAACTCAGCGTTTTCGAAACAAGTAG